The following coding sequences lie in one Musa acuminata AAA Group cultivar baxijiao chromosome BXJ3-1, Cavendish_Baxijiao_AAA, whole genome shotgun sequence genomic window:
- the LOC135629500 gene encoding tubulin-folding cofactor A-like isoform X1: MATLRNLKIKTATCKRILKELQSYEKEVDREAAKTADMKEKGADPYDLKQQENVLAESRMMIPDCHKRLEASLADLKGILAEIKESNQQGVEIEEADTIIADVEAFFQAADA, translated from the exons ATGGCTACCCTTCGAAATCTGAAGATCAAGACAGCAACTTGCAAACGCATCCTTAAGGAGCTTCAGTCTTATGAGAAAGAAGTTGACAGAGAAGCTGCCAAAACTGCTGATATGAAGGAAAAAGGTGCTGACCCTTATGATCTTAAGCaacag GAAAATGTCTTGGCAGAGTCGAGAATGATGATTCCTGATTGCCACAAACGACTGGAAGCTTCCCTTGCCGATTTGAAAGGAATATTG GCAGAGATAAAGGAATCGAACCAGCAAGGGGTGGAGATAGAGGAAGCTGATACCATCATCGCAGATGTAGAAGCTTTTTTTCAGGCAGCAGATGCTTAG
- the LOC135629500 gene encoding tubulin-folding cofactor A-like isoform X2 — MFDMATLRNLKIKTATCKRILKELQSYEKEVDREAAKTADMKEKGADPYDLKQQENVLAESRMMIPDCHKRLEASLADLKGILAEIKESNQQGVEIEEADTIIADVEAFFQAADA, encoded by the exons ATG TTTGATATGGCTACCCTTCGAAATCTGAAGATCAAGACAGCAACTTGCAAACGCATCCTTAAGGAGCTTCAGTCTTATGAGAAAGAAGTTGACAGAGAAGCTGCCAAAACTGCTGATATGAAGGAAAAAGGTGCTGACCCTTATGATCTTAAGCaacag GAAAATGTCTTGGCAGAGTCGAGAATGATGATTCCTGATTGCCACAAACGACTGGAAGCTTCCCTTGCCGATTTGAAAGGAATATTG GCAGAGATAAAGGAATCGAACCAGCAAGGGGTGGAGATAGAGGAAGCTGATACCATCATCGCAGATGTAGAAGCTTTTTTTCAGGCAGCAGATGCTTAG
- the LOC103992998 gene encoding cytochrome c oxidase-assembly factor COX23, mitochondrial translates to MSSRSGPKPWDPFAMAASGSSAPLPASSASPYPSVARLADSPCFPQYTASLKCLEDNSDKSKCQQEFDYYKECKKKEREARLERNRKRSFFQ, encoded by the exons ATGTCTAGTCGTTCCGGTCCCAAACCGTGGGATCCCTTCGCGATGGCCGCATCGGGCTCCTCCGCTCCTCTCCCTGCGTCTTCTGCCTCGCCATATCCCAGCGTTGCTAGGCTCGCCGACTCGCCTTGCTTTCCCCAGTACACCGCTTCCCTCAAAT GTCTCGAGGATAATTCTGACAAGAGCAAATGTCAGCAGGAATTTGACTATTATAAAGAGTGCAAAAAGAAAGAG AGGGAGGCTAGGTTAGAACGCAACAGGAAGAGGTCCTTTTTCCAGTAG